One genomic window of Solanum dulcamara chromosome 12, daSolDulc1.2, whole genome shotgun sequence includes the following:
- the LOC129875789 gene encoding kinesin-like protein KIN-7F — translation MTGITEYAIADIYEYVQKPTERDFVLKFSAMEIYNESVRDLLGEDKTPLRLLDDPERGTVIEKLTEETLRDWNYVIHLLSICEAQRQIGETSLNETSSRSHQIIRLTIESSSGEHLGRDNNSSTRSATVNFVDLAGSERTSQSLSAGTRLKEGCHINRSLLTLGTVIRKLRLFNFRAVLIEFNMIIKPVLTLLALDSDGRLESCSRSGTGTGTGIGTGSRGGLAILGVVRVLRSRSLRELFVGCAGEERSELTRFLWNFGRARARQV, via the exons ATGACTGGAATAACTGAATATGCCATAGCAGATATCTACGAATATGTGCAGAAG CCCACAGAAAGAGACTTTGTTTTGAAGTTTTCTGCTATGGAGATATATAATGAATCTGTCCGAGATCTCCTTGGTGAAGATAAAACTCCACTCCGACTTCTAGATGATCCAGAG AGAGGGACTGTTATTGAGAAACTCACCGAGGAAACATTGAGGGACTGGAACTATGTGATTCATCTCCTTTCTATTTGTGAAG CTCAGAGACAGATTGGGGAGACTTCCTTGAATGAAACAAGCTCCAGATCTCACCAAATCATCAGACTG ACaattgaaagttcttctggTGAGCACTTAGGCAGAGACAACAACTCGAGTACCCGTTCAGCTACTGTG AATTTTGTCGATTTGGCTGGAAGTGAGCGGACATCTCAGTCATTGTCAGCTGGTACAAGGCTGAAAGAAGGCTGTCACATAAACCGCAGTTTGCTGACCCTGGGCACCGTTATTCGTAAGCTAAGGTTGTTCAATTTTCGTGCAGTCTTAATCGAGTTTAACATGATTATTAAACCAGTTCTTACATTGC TGGCtttagatagtgatggtagactagagTCATGTTCTCGCTCGGGGACTGGGACGGGGACAGGAATAGGGACAGGGTCAAGG GGTGGTCTCGCGATTTTAGGTGTTGTAcgagtattacggtcgaggaGTTTAAGGgagttgttcgtaggatgcgctggggaagagcgatcaGAACTGACGAGGTtcttgtggaattttggaagagcgcgagctcggcAGGTTTAG
- the LOC129877866 gene encoding kinesin-like protein KIN-7H: MEEHEESIYVSARLRALNEKERNDVSDWECINDTTIIYNNSSSSPSERLMYPSAYTFDRVFSSDCSTRQVYEEAAKEVALSVVKGFNCE; this comes from the exons atggaggaacATGAAGAGAGTATTTATGTATCTGCGCGGTTAAGGGCGTTGAATGAGAAAGAGAGAAATGATGTTTCAGATTGGGAATGTATAAATGACACAACTATTATCTACAACAATAGTAGCTCTTCCCCATCCGAACGTTTGATGTATCCCTCTGCATATACCTTTG ACAGGGTATTTAGCAGTGATTGCTCGACAAGACAGGTGTATGAAGAAGCAGCTAAAGAAGTTGCTCTTTCGGTTGTCAAAGGATTCAATTGTGAGTAA